The genomic segment GTGTCGGGAGGGGCCCCGCCGACCCCGACCAACGCGGAGGTGGTGCCCTCGTCTccgcggggcggcggcggcggcggcggcggctgcggtgGGCCGCCCGACACCCCGGACAGCCCCatgcaccagcagcagcagcagccggtgGACTGCCTGGACTGGGAGTCGGGCTACCTGGACTACCTGCGCGACGCCCGGCGGGGCATCGAGCTCTGCTCCTGGGCCTGCCGCGACTGGTCGGCGCCCTACGACGGCGAGAACCCGGCGCCCGGcgccgccccgcccccgccgctgctgccgccgctgaCGGCCTGCAACCCCTCCATGGCCGTCTCCCACGAGCACTTCTCGTTCCAGCAGGGGGGCggagccggcggcggcggcggcggcggcgaccccCCCGGCCAGCAGAGGGCGGCGGTCGTGGCGGCGGCGCGCTCGGAGTGGAGCAGCTCGGAGCGGGACAGCGGCGAGTGGGACGTGACCATCGGCAAGAACCACTGCATCAGCCTCACGCCGCGCTCCAAGAAGCGCAGCCTGCAGCGGGAGGAGCCGCTCGCCAGCGCCGTGCCGCCGCTCTTCCTGCCCGCCGAGGCGCCCGCCCCGCCCGCCCCGCCCCGTGACTCTCAGGCCgccaccccccgccccgcctcctcctcttcggccCCTCGCCGCCCGCCACCGTCGTCGACATCGTCGTCGTCGACCCACCCCGCGGCGCTGTCCAATGGCACCGCGGCGCCGGCGGAGGAAGGGTGCTTCTCGTCAGACAGCCGGGACAGGGGGATGGAGGTCAAGAAGGTCAAGCGGGACTTTGGGGAGCCTcctctacagcagcagcagcagcagcagcagcagcagcagcagcagcattcggACGAGGGCTCCACCCAGAACAGCTCCGCCTCCCTCCTCGCCCGCTGCCCGGCGGCCACGCCCCCACCCCGACACCGTCAGGACAACGGCCACCTGAGCGAGGAcgaagcggcggcggcggcggcggcgccacgGCCCAAGCCCCGCCCGGCCCAGAGCTCCCGCACCCCACCATcatcggcggcggcggcggcggcggcggcggacgcCGACCCACCCGGTGCCGCGTCGCGCCTCCCCGAGCCGGCCCCCCAGGACCCCAGGCCGCAGTCGGTGGAGagcctgatggaggagctgctgcagcaggcgCCGGCGGACCAGCTGCTGCCCGGGGACTCCAACGGCCAGGGCATCAGCATCGAGGCCTTCAACCTGGAGCTCAGCGAGCTGGAGGCCCGGGTGAGGGCGCGCAGCCGGGACGCAGCGCCGGACGACGACGACAGACGCCCTCCGGCCTCAAGGCAACAGCAGgaggtggacgaggaggaggtggaggacgaggacgaggaggaggaggaggggggaggcccTCTGCTGTCCGGACCCCCGGAGACGGATCAGACCACCCTGGGGAGTGGAGGCGAGGTCAGGGTGCTTGGCTCTGTGGTGAGCAGCCCTGCCAGACCTCTGGGTCAGCCTGCCAGCCAGCCCTACACAGGTGAGAATCTGGTGAACACTGATATGTTGTCTTATGAAGTTTTCAACTTGGCGAGGCAGTACTGGAATGTAGTTTTGTAGGAGATCCATTATCACTAAAATGTGCAATTTTTAATCTACCATTAAAGTGTTCATCTGGAAGATTTTCATGTTAATCGATGCATGTGACTGGGGACTAAACCTATGGTCCACTGATGAAAGAACTCGGGTTTGTAGTATTATGAATGTTAAGATCTGCTGGTTGGTGGTGACAGAGTTTGTATCCCTGGGAAAAATGTCGCTTAGCCCAAAGGTGTCGCTATGACAACTAAATAGAAATATTCTAGGATCTTCACTTTAAGGGAAGACCTAATTAAATAAACTGTTGCTGCAGTTAAATATCTGTCCTGAACTTTGATGTTTAAATGTCTGTCTAGTCTTACAGTATCCCACCTAAAGAACAGTATTCTCAAGACCAATTCAACCATTAGTCATTACTGTTTGAAAATACCACGATGGCTTAAACACAATTGCTTACGAAACATTTCCGAAATGAGTGTCTTCTGCTGGCCAAACTAAAACGACTCCTCTGGGATCTGATACTTATTATTGGACAACAATGGACATCTACTTCCATTGttccaaaaatacatttgtCTGTTTGCCAATTGCAAGATGGAGAAAGTGTAAGAAGGAGACCAGCGTTGTTGCTTTTATCTTTTAATTAGACTGTATTTCAGTCCCAGAATTTGTAATGTATAGGATAACTACCTACACAACAAGCTATGATATGATATGGCTACAACTGACAATTATTCTCAGTCTGTTAATCCATTCATCATTTAAGATAAAAAAGTCTGGAATAGTGCGAATGCCATTTAAAAATTCCCAGACTACAAATTATGTCTTATGGGGGCACATGGCTTCCTTGGCAATATAATGTAAGTATGCAAGTTAACGAAATGATCCTGACCAAATACTTGAATCAAAGAAGCATCAAGCAAAAATATTTGGGTATTTGTACTGGATAAATAACCTAAACAATGAATCAATTATCACAATTAGATCGAATACATTTCTCTGTCGGATGGACTCTACGATTAATAACCGAAATCGTTGCAGCCCTACAACGTTGGCTCTGTTCATCAgcgtaaacaaaaaaaaaaagctagtTTTACGCCCGCCATCACACCTGTTGTTGTAACGTAATCTGTCATCTCGCCCACACTGTGCTTCGGTCTGCCAGGCCCGTTCATGGTGGTCCTGTTTGCCAAGCTGGAGAACATGGTCCAGAACTCCCTGTATGTCAACATCCTGCTGACGGGCATCGTGGCCCAGTTGGCCTGCTACCCGCAGCCACTACTCCGCTCCTTCCTGCTCAACACCAACATGGTCTTCCAGCCCAGCGTCAAGTCCCTCCTCCAGGTATgaacccccccggccccccttcTCCGGCCTCCTGAGACCGCCCTGATATTTATGCACAACAGCCATTGCTTTGCTAAATAAGGCGGTCGCCTTATTTGTCGTAAACTCAAGTTAAACTCAACTCGGCTTTGTCGTAAACTCAAGCCAGTCAGCGAGAGGCTCGTGCCCTCTCCGAATCCGGTTAAAAGTTGAAAAAATAGGCGTTTTTTTCAATCTGAGAAATGCCTTCGTTGCAGATTTCAGTTAATCTTTTAACGTCTTTATTCAGTGTATTTCAGGGTATATTTTGTACAGTGTGGCTCACCGGGTAGGGCGCGAGCCATTAAGGCCCGGTCCTTACGGCCGaaacccgggttcgattcctgcccgtggtcattcgctctctctttctcccataccttcctgtatCTTCATGAGTAAAGCATTCATCtttaaaagagaaaaagaaactGTTTGATTGCTCCGTAGATAGATGCACTTTCCTTTGTTGCCCTCGTTGTTTTGTGTTCTTGTTTGGCAGACTGTGGCACTGCTTGTTAGTCAGGAGTTAAACTCACTCCCCACCACCTATTGTTTCTAGCATAATTACATTTTTGGAATACATTTGACTGGTATCGAGACCAGACTGATCTGCAAAGAGAAACGGAATATGAACTCGCGTGATCGAGATGGTTTCACAAAGCTACTGTGACATTCTTCTACTTGATACTAATTGTGATCTGCTGCTTTGCACCAAACCTGTGGTCCGGAGTTGAATGTACAGTAGAAGAATGTCACAGTAGCTTTGTGAAACCATCTCCATCACGCGAGTTCATATTCTGTTTCACTTTGCAGATCAGTGTGATTGGTTTAGAGGTGCATGCTGCTCCTCTTTCAGTAGTGTTGTGTTATAAGCTATTGGGAATCTGACCCACTTAAAGAACACCTTGTCCTTGGTGCACTGTTCTCTCTGGGCTGCCCCCTTGAGCCCAGAACAGACAGGTAATAGCTTTATCGCTGCCATATTCCAACCTCGTTGCATCCCGAGGCAGTCCATTGACGAGACAGGGACACAATTGCACCTCAAAGTTTGGGTTGAGGTGCAAAAAACAGACTTCGCTTTCAAACCCATAAAAAAGATAACTCCTGCAGGTCCTTGGTTCGGTCAAGAACCGGATCGAGGCGTTTGCGGCGTCCCACGAGGACTTCCCCGCCATGCTGAGGAAGGCCCAGCGGTACCTGGCCGCCCGGGGGAAGGTGGACTGGACCGAGTCGCCCACGGCAGTGCCCACCCTGCGACGCTCAGATTCACTGggtgagcgcgcacacacacacacacacacacacacacacacacacacacacacacacacacacacacacacacacacacacacacacacacacacacacacacagggatgttTAAAAAAACAGATTATAAATCAAGCATGTAAATATAAACCTTCTTGGCCCTGAAGCTTGTCAGCCTTTGATGGTGGCAGAGAAAAATTAACTATGCAGGTGAGTTGGGGAGGGGGTGATGTTGGACCATCTGGGCCCATACTGCACCCACTAATGAGTGTGAGAGCAACCGCAGGACACTGCCAAAGTTAGCTCATTGTGACTCGAGGCCTGGATCGGACCCTAACAGAAGCTCTCCCAACCACTCCCTGGTTCTCAAACGAAGGCAGCCCATTGGCCGGTTTCATCGCATTCCATGGACCAAAGCGGTCAACACATCGAGCCAAGCGGCTGGCGAATcatataaacatgtatttaagTATAGAAATGAGGAAAATCATTTGGCTAACAAAGCTGTAATCTGACTGGACGGGATCCCAGAGGCCATCATTCAGCGGGTCCCAGTTGTAACTGGGGGAGCTCTGAGCGCAGCGTCGAGGTGGAAAATCAGGGTCCGCGCTAAACACGGATTCTGCATTCGTCTCCAAGGGAAAACAGCGGCATGGCCAATCATCCTATCATGAGtggatgatgattatgattttgatttaaatactatgcaacaaataccTGGAATAAACACCCTGAGTATTTAAGGCTTACCCTAACTCTGActcctttaaaacaagactgaagacttttgtgtttgctgtagctttctgctaaatctaaaatacattGAACTTTCTACAATGAATTTCTCAACTttgctattttattttatttattaatttgattGTATGCAATTTTTTACCTTGCCTTTGTCGACCTTaatctattttattatttcatttgatTGTATGGGAAGCACTTATGAGTCtacctcgtgtatgaaaagggCTATATAgataaaattgccttgccttgagTGGACCACTTAAGTCCAGACGTCCAACGTCTAGGGAATCATAAACGAGTCACTCTCCTCAGATAATTGTCACGTTGAATTGCATGTCGTTAAAATCTCCCCAAAGGCAACAACTCGCCGTGGCGTTTGTTCTGACCCCTTCTGGGTTTGTCTCTTCCTTTCCCGCTGCAGTGAAGAGCCGCAAGCCGTCGCTGGGCGACCTGATCCTGCGCCACACCAACAGCCCCACGCGGGCGCGCCACGCCGCCCAGCTGGCCCTGGCGCACGTGCGCGACGGCGGCCAGTCACTGCACAGCGCCCTGTTCCGCGGCGGCTCCGGAGGCGGGCCCAGCatcggcggtggcggcggcggcggcgggggcggggcctcgagCCTGGAGCGGCAGGCGGAGGCGCTGCGGGTGAAGAATGCCGTCTACTGCGCCGTGGTGTTCTGCGAGTTCCTCAAGGAGCTGGCCGCCCTGGCCCAGGAGCACGCCGTCGCCGTGCCCTTCGGCCAGAGCCAGGCCGCCGAGGAGtgaagggggcgggggaggcaccaccaccaccaccaccaccacccctgcgTTTGCCCTTCTATTTGGTACGACCCGAGGCCGCAGGCTCGCGGCCGGCGAGGGTCACAGAGGTCACAGCTTTAGGGCCCGTCGCTCGCCATAGGTGCACTGCCATTCTCCTACCACACGAGGTCTGGCTGGAACGCGGAGGTTACCCCTACGTTGCCATAGGAATAGAAACaaaaagagggggggaggggctgcctTAGTCGACAAATAGATCtagtaaaaataaatgtgtgacATTTTTCTTAGACGACGGTGTAGGATATCTATGTAAAGTGGAGTGTGACACCGTTCAACTCCGGCTACTGTGCATATCATGTATataatatttatgtatgtatactATATATAGAAAGTATTTGTAGATTCTCTAGATTTCGGAGTTTGTATATACACTACATGCCATAGTTGTGTTTGGCCACACGAGGGCCACGGTTAAAGGAGATCGCTGCCGTACTACTCAGTACATGTCTGCACTCAATTTCAAGACTGTAGGGTGTGCTTTTGTGGGAAACCATCGACACGGCAACCGATAGTTCATCTTTATTTAGAAGAGAAAAACATGGACAATGGTGACTTTCAATTCACTTCCATTGGTTTACAAATCTCAGCTCTGCTTAAGCAGCCACTGAAGTTAATTGATATTGTGTCAGACGCCAGTGATACTTTGTTAGAGTATGGATAAGGACTCTTAGCGGAGAAAgatgcaagaaaaaaaaaataatgaaatgaatTTACCAATGACCTGGGAGCATAAAATTGCTTTGAGTCTTTGGGTTTTATGATTGGTATTTTTCAGCATTTCAACACGCATCATGTAATCTCAGTGCAGATTTGGTTCATTGAGTGTGGTTGGAACTGGAAATTTTAAGTCTCAGTTTCCTAGTTTTTATATTGTTTGACGCCATCTCAATGCCTGCCTTCATCATCTTGTTTAGGATACATTGTACTTTTCAAAGGGGGGATGGGGTAGGGTTATTAACATATCAGTGAAATGGGAGAGCAGTgtcttttgtattatttttttcatgagtgtgtgtttggatccACACGTTTCAATTTAAAATGCCATTCTCCATCTCTTGAGGCCGTGATTGCGCGGTgcacctgttgttttttatttcacaCTACCGACTTGAATGATTTTGCTTTTCATTTAAGCTGGTTCTCCTGAGGCATTTTCAAACGTGGTTTTATTAAGTCTCCAAACAGTGGCGGATTGAAAAGGGAGTATTAAGCGTATTGTTGgttaaatgtttttgttttttggttgCAAAAAAGGGCCCAACTAGACAGTCTGACTGTCGCGTTGGGATTTGAACATGCTGCTAGTAAGTTAACACTATAACCAAGTATAATCAGTGTCATGGCTTTTCAGTTCTGTTCTGATACCAAGTTATTTTAAGAGTAGACTTCATGCGTTGCAGTAGAcagttttaccttttttttcgtTCACCTTTGTTCGATTTGTTGCCAAGACACTATAATCACTTTAtttaacgaaaaaaaaaaaatgttttaagttaaacatgtcatttgtggcTACACCAGTCTAAGTCAAAGTCCTTTTTTATTAGCGCTGCATTTTCTAACgaagaaaatatttttatttgcgCATAATACTAACTGACTCATCTGTCTGTGCCATCTCTTATGTGTTATCTCTCGACATCTACCATCCACCGTGTCAAAAAAGGTTTAGGTATGTTCCAGTACCAATTTAAAAAcgggaacaaaaaaaaagtttgtcatTCAGTATTTCTTTCCAGACGTTTCTAAGGAATACCAATTCTAGAAATCATACCAGGGTGTTTATATGGTGGCAGAGTTCTGCCCCAGCTCCGTGGGCTTTGTCTGTTGAAAGGCTTCACACAGGGgccgaggggaggagaggaggggaagttATGCCCtccgtccatccatctgtccataCAAGTCTTTCAACCTTtatatctctttctttctctcgctctttcaacctctcttctctttcgtttcttttttttggggtcAAATTTGCCAGTCATAATGTTtgataaatgttgttgtttggATGATAATCTgcattttttcaattttttttttttattgtttccaaGATTTTTAGGCTTGTCTTTTATGCCCTTATTTTTTGTTCCAACACACCAAAGAAGTTACCTTTTGAAGGAGACATGTTTGAGACTATTTGTTTTAGAAACCAATGTTATTTTCTTCAGAGAAATCCCACGCTGTAAACCTATGCTGCAAAATTACCATAAGAAATCAAAAAATTTACTACAACGGCCCCAACATTGAAAGAGTATAGAAGTACACAACTCCCCGTCTGTACTCGTGTTACAAACAGGTAAAAGTGGTTGACAAATAACAATGATTTTGCCTGCAAGTCTCAGTCCAAACCCTTATCAACAGTAGTAACGAAAGGCATCACGGTAGATTTGATTTTCTTACCATGTATTAAACATGCCCTATTCCAATTTTATCTGTATGACAATGTTCAAGGTTAATCCTGGATAAAAGCTAACTTTTAACTTGCTTTCGATTTGGTTAAAGTGTCTGACACACTAATGCAAGGCCTCAATGATCGGGCAGCGCTGTTTTGTAtccattgatttaaaaaaaacgttttttaatGTGACTTACCAAGTCAAGGGAATCATGTTCTTGTGCTTATCACCTCTGATTGATTGACATTGCCAAAATAATTGTTCAAATGGCATTAATAAGAGATACAATACTAACACACATGGACAAAGAAACTATATTGGCCCAAAGATTTACCTTGATGTATAGACATGTGATTGCTTACACTCGTAATATGACTGCCTgtgccgggggagggggggggggtttgttctTAGAATAGCGATTCTGCAGGATTTCATCTTGATACAAGACTCCAAGTCCTTGCACAAGAGCCATACTGTTCAACACAGCGAGGGATAAGCCAATGTTGTGTGAAGAGGATTAGAGTTATGGTATGGATTGATTTCTGTGCCCGTGAGGTCGAAGCGCTCGCTGGCACGGCCTCCTCTCATGGTGCG from the Gadus macrocephalus chromosome 20, ASM3116895v1 genome contains:
- the fhip1b gene encoding FHF complex subunit HOOK-interacting protein 1B, producing the protein MSWLSRLNPRGPTGRSGRSAAPAGPCTADPETCLMVFENHWRQVSWVVEQREPSSSSDDLAAVRNHTDQMLCLLAEERPRDGPDSGGAGGPPAPGPILELVVTEGILERLVQWHLRRGLDPDSQGALLKLFEMLIGQSQQPLLQHMAVLQPLLGLLGACADPQLGCPPALENSLVLLLNQVCVTMARQPVVLEMLFRAAPIQQGPANLLIFSLLVPFIHRDGAMGQQARDALLLVMAASASHQGVARYIAENSYFCPVLATGLSALYSSLPRKIEVRGDDWHALRREDWMGVSSLVLFMNSLEFCNAVVQVSHPLVSSQLLDYLHNGFLVPVVGPALHKSSVDEMIASTAYLELFLRSITEKALLKTFLRFILMHRHDNDTILDTLLTRISSNSRLCMVSLSLFRTLLSLNCEDLMLQLVLRYLLPCTHVMLSQRRAVREADVYGKCADKFLSLIPECCRLSAAPPGEREDDVAFWGKALSSPSAGSPVQPLPSTPSRLALFIRQQSSGGVSGGAPPTPTNAEVVPSSPRGGGGGGGGCGGPPDTPDSPMHQQQQQPVDCLDWESGYLDYLRDARRGIELCSWACRDWSAPYDGENPAPGAAPPPPLLPPLTACNPSMAVSHEHFSFQQGGGAGGGGGGGDPPGQQRAAVVAAARSEWSSSERDSGEWDVTIGKNHCISLTPRSKKRSLQREEPLASAVPPLFLPAEAPAPPAPPRDSQAATPRPASSSSAPRRPPPSSTSSSSTHPAALSNGTAAPAEEGCFSSDSRDRGMEVKKVKRDFGEPPLQQQQQQQQQQQQQHSDEGSTQNSSASLLARCPAATPPPRHRQDNGHLSEDEAAAAAAAPRPKPRPAQSSRTPPSSAAAAAAAADADPPGAASRLPEPAPQDPRPQSVESLMEELLQQAPADQLLPGDSNGQGISIEAFNLELSELEARVRARSRDAAPDDDDRRPPASRQQQEVDEEEVEDEDEEEEEGGGPLLSGPPETDQTTLGSGGEVRVLGSVVSSPARPLGQPASQPYTGPFMVVLFAKLENMVQNSLYVNILLTGIVAQLACYPQPLLRSFLLNTNMVFQPSVKSLLQVLGSVKNRIEAFAASHEDFPAMLRKAQRYLAARGKVDWTESPTAVPTLRRSDSLVKSRKPSLGDLILRHTNSPTRARHAAQLALAHVRDGGQSLHSALFRGGSGGGPSIGGGGGGGGGGASSLERQAEALRVKNAVYCAVVFCEFLKELAALAQEHAVAVPFGQSQAAEE